Proteins encoded by one window of Desulfobacterales bacterium:
- the lpxI gene encoding UDP-2,3-diacylglucosamine diphosphatase LpxI (LpxI, functionally equivalent to LpxH, replaces it in LPS biosynthesis in a minority of bacteria.), with product MNTKIGLIAGNGQFPIIFSKTANIKGFDIYALCFINETDPDIENHVKQFEWANVGHIKKLIKFFKDNNISNAVMAGGIKKTRMFTDIKPDTKALKLITRIKSTHDDGLLRAFADLLESEGIKIQPSTFLLPEILAEKGSWTKKKPSKSEKSDIEIGWHIAKEIGRLDIGQCLIIEKGSVLAVEAVDGTDATIRRGGLLGSGNAVVIKVCKPIQDLRFDMPAVGLETIKTMHEAQASILAIESGKAIVFNKKEMIDLANNLNIGIIAV from the coding sequence ATGAATACAAAAATTGGACTTATTGCAGGGAACGGCCAATTTCCAATAATATTTTCAAAAACCGCCAACATAAAGGGCTTTGATATATATGCACTATGCTTTATCAATGAGACTGACCCTGATATTGAAAATCATGTTAAACAATTTGAATGGGCGAATGTAGGCCATATAAAAAAATTAATAAAATTCTTCAAAGATAACAACATATCAAATGCTGTAATGGCTGGCGGTATAAAAAAAACAAGAATGTTTACCGATATAAAACCTGATACAAAGGCTCTTAAACTAATTACACGAATAAAAAGTACCCATGATGACGGGCTTTTAAGAGCCTTTGCTGATCTACTTGAAAGTGAAGGAATTAAAATTCAACCTTCAACTTTTCTTCTTCCAGAAATTTTAGCTGAAAAAGGCTCTTGGACAAAAAAAAAACCCAGTAAATCAGAAAAATCAGACATTGAAATTGGATGGCACATAGCTAAAGAGATAGGGAGACTTGATATAGGTCAATGTTTAATTATTGAAAAAGGAAGCGTTTTAGCTGTTGAAGCTGTTGATGGAACTGATGCAACCATTAGAAGAGGTGGATTACTTGGATCAGGAAATGCCGTTGTTATTAAAGTTTGTAAACCTATCCAAGATTTAAGATTTGATATGCCAGCCGTAGGTCTTGAAACCATTAAAACAATGCACGAAGCTCAAGCGTCAATACTTGCTATAGAATCAGGAAAAGCAATCGTTTTTAATAAAAAAGAAATGATCGATTTGGCAAATAATCTTAATATTGGAATAATCGCCGTTTAA
- a CDS encoding Gfo/Idh/MocA family oxidoreductase gives MEKLRVGVIGVGYLGKFHAEKYSNTEGVELVGVVDTNTKAASEIAEKLGTKPFSDYKEFFGKVDAVSIVTPTPLHFQISMDFLKNGIDVLIEKPITTNVNEADELINYAASKGLIIQVGHLERFNPAVVAIADTVKKPMFIESHRLSMYKERCTDVSVVLDLMIHDIDIILNFVKSPIKSINAAGVPVISSYADIANARLEFQNGCIANVTASRISMKNERKIRLFQKDAYISLNFATREITVISQSDDPSNQTPGLIPGMQAKQITFTQKDALDDEIKAFVHSVKTREEPLVSGKVGRNALEIALSISEQIKITSTHFQG, from the coding sequence ATGGAAAAACTTAGAGTAGGAGTTATAGGAGTAGGATACTTAGGAAAATTTCATGCAGAAAAATATTCAAACACAGAAGGAGTTGAACTTGTTGGTGTAGTTGATACAAATACAAAAGCAGCAAGTGAAATAGCCGAAAAATTAGGAACAAAACCTTTTTCAGATTATAAAGAATTTTTCGGAAAAGTTGATGCTGTGAGTATTGTTACGCCAACCCCTCTTCATTTTCAAATAAGTATGGATTTTTTAAAAAATGGAATAGATGTTTTAATTGAAAAACCAATTACTACAAACGTTAACGAAGCTGACGAACTTATAAACTATGCTGCATCAAAAGGCTTAATAATACAGGTAGGACACCTTGAAAGATTTAATCCTGCTGTTGTTGCAATTGCCGATACTGTAAAAAAACCAATGTTTATTGAATCTCATCGTTTAAGCATGTATAAAGAACGATGTACTGATGTAAGTGTAGTTCTTGACCTTATGATCCATGATATAGATATAATTTTAAATTTTGTTAAATCTCCTATAAAATCTATTAATGCGGCAGGAGTTCCAGTTATTTCAAGTTATGCTGATATTGCTAATGCAAGACTCGAATTCCAAAATGGATGTATTGCTAATGTAACTGCGAGCAGAATTTCAATGAAAAACGAAAGAAAAATAAGACTTTTTCAAAAAGATGCTTATATTTCTTTAAACTTCGCCACAAGGGAAATAACTGTTATTTCTCAAAGTGATGACCCTTCAAATCAAACGCCAGGTCTTATTCCTGGTATGCAGGCTAAACAAATTACATTCACACAAAAAGATGCTCTTGACGATGAAATAAAAGCATTTGTTCATTCAGTTAAAACAAGAGAAGAACCCCTTGTTTCAGGTAAAGTTGGACGAAACGCCCTTGAAATAGCGTTAAGCATATCAGAACAAATAAAAATAACATCAACACATTTTCAAGGATAG
- the lpxB gene encoding lipid-A-disaccharide synthase yields the protein MQNEDSVKIVMIIAGEASGDLHGSNLVKALKQKHKHIFFCGIGGDKLREEGVRTIIDSSTLAVVGITEVFAKLPSILKGFKAAKLLLSELKPDLLIIIDFPDFNMKVANIAKKMKIPVLYYITPQIWAWRQGRIKKIKKIINHAAVILPFEEAFFKKHNVKVTFVGHPLLDIKDLPYGRSVKTFENDFPKIGLLPGSREGEIKRHLPVMLSAAQILKQKMPNVKFLISIAQSSNPKLVHEIINENLESTLDFEVIHDVADKIFEQADMVVAASGTVTLEAAISGVPMIIIYKISKISYTLGKALIKVKNIGLVNLIAGREIVPELVQDKANPKNIANTICNMLRSANNLNTIKKNLISIRDLLGGKGASNRVADIVMEFLK from the coding sequence ATGCAAAATGAAGATTCTGTAAAAATAGTTATGATAATTGCTGGTGAAGCATCTGGAGATTTACACGGATCAAATCTTGTAAAAGCCTTAAAACAAAAGCATAAGCATATTTTTTTCTGCGGAATTGGAGGAGATAAATTAAGGGAAGAAGGTGTTAGAACTATTATTGACTCATCGACTCTTGCTGTTGTTGGAATTACAGAAGTGTTTGCAAAATTGCCTTCGATACTTAAAGGATTTAAAGCTGCAAAACTACTGCTTTCCGAACTTAAACCTGATTTGCTTATTATTATAGATTTTCCAGACTTCAACATGAAAGTAGCGAATATTGCAAAAAAAATGAAGATCCCTGTCCTTTATTACATCACACCGCAAATATGGGCATGGAGACAGGGCAGAATAAAAAAAATAAAAAAAATTATAAATCATGCTGCAGTAATTTTGCCTTTTGAAGAAGCATTTTTTAAAAAACACAATGTAAAAGTAACATTTGTAGGGCATCCTCTCCTTGATATTAAAGACCTTCCCTATGGCAGATCAGTTAAAACATTTGAAAATGATTTTCCCAAAATAGGCTTACTTCCTGGTTCAAGGGAAGGGGAAATAAAAAGACATCTTCCGGTTATGCTTTCTGCTGCTCAAATACTGAAACAAAAAATGCCCAATGTAAAATTTCTTATTTCGATAGCACAATCCTCGAATCCAAAGCTTGTCCACGAAATAATAAACGAAAATTTGGAATCAACTTTAGATTTTGAAGTTATCCATGATGTTGCCGATAAAATTTTTGAACAAGCTGATATGGTAGTTGCAGCATCTGGAACTGTAACACTTGAAGCGGCCATTTCTGGGGTACCTATGATAATTATATATAAAATATCAAAAATTAGTTATACCCTCGGTAAGGCTTTAATTAAAGTCAAAAACATTGGACTCGTTAATCTTATAGCCGGAAGAGAAATTGTTCCCGAACTTGTCCAGGACAAAGCTAATCCCAAAAATATTGCAAATACAATTTGTAATATGCTTAGATCCGCAAATAACCTCAATACAATTAAAAAAAATCTGATAAGCATAAGGGATCTTCTTGGTGGAAAAGGTGCTTCAAATCGAGTAGCCGATATTGTAATGGAGTTTTTAAAATGA